The Chryseobacterium sp. LJ668 genome segment GAATTGATCAATCCAAAATCAATGTTGAGCGGAAACGTTCCAATTTTAAAAGAAACAAAAAACTGGTATTTACCATTAAACGAATACGAAGATTTCCTCAACGAATGGATTATCGAAGGTCATCAAGACGATTGGAAACCGAACGTTTACGGACAGGTAAAATCTTGGCTAACCGATGGTTTAAAACCTCGTGCCATGACCAGAGATTTAAACTGGGGGGTTCCCGTTCCACTTCCAAATGCAGAGGGAAAAGTTTTGTATGTCTGGTTTGATGCGCCCATCGGATATATCTCTTTCACCAAAGAATGGGCAGAAAAAAACGGAAAGGACTGGAAAGATTACTGGCAAAGTGACAACAGTGATTTAGTACACTTTATAGGAAAAGACAATATTGTTTTCCATTGTATTATTTTCCCTGCGATGATGAAGGCTCACGAAGATTTTATCATGCCGAAAAATGTACCTGCTTTTGAATTTTTGAATCTTGAAAATGATAAAATTTCAACTTCCAGAAACTGGGCTGTTTGGGCGCACGAATATGTGGAAGAATTCCCTGGACAGCAAGATGTTCTGCGTTACGCACTGCTTTCGTCAGCTCCTGAAACGAAAGATAACAACTTTACCTGGAAAGATTTTCAGACGAAAAATAATTCTGAACTGGTGGGGATTTTCGGAAACTTCATCAACAGAGTCGCCGTTTTAATTCATAAATATTATGACGGAATTGTTCCCCAAGGTGATATAAACGCTCCTGAACTGCAGGAAATCAATAAGTCAGCGAAAGAAATATCAGAATTTTTAGAAAACTATGAATTTAGAAATTCTCTAACAGCTTTGATGAATTTGGCACGTTTCGGAAACCAATATTTGCAAGCAGAAGAGCCTTGGAAAACGATTAAAGATAATCCGGAAAAAGCAGCACACTCTTTATTTGTGGGAGCTCAGATTGCTGTCGGTTTGGCACAATTATGTGAGCCGTTTATGCCTTTTAGTTCTGAAAAGTTATTGAAGATGTTTAATGTTCAAAAATCAGATTGGAACAACGTTGAAACAAAATCTGTTTTGATTGAAACCGGACATCAGATCAACGAATCATCTCTACTTTTCTCAAAAATCGAAGACGATGTAATTGATTTTCAAATCCAAAAATTAGAAAATACAAAACAAAGTAACAAAAAAACAAACCAAAAGGCAAACCCAATGAAAGACGAAATACAATTTGATGATTTTACAAAAATCGACTTAAGAACAGCAACTATTTTAACTGCTGAAAAGGTTGAGAAAGCAGATAAATTATTAAAACTAACTGTTGATACAGGTGTTGATGTGAGAACTGTGGTTTCTGGGATCGCAGAAAGCTTTACCGCTGAAGAAGTGATCGGAAAACAAGTGATGATTTTATTAAATCTTGCTCCAAGAAAAATCAGAGGGATAGAATCTCAGGGAATGTTGTTGTTAACGACAAAAGCTGACGGGAAATTATCTTTTGTGACGCCGGATGATACGGTGGATAATGGTATTGAAATCGGATAATCTTCAAAAATTTATATAAAGAAAAAACGCATGTATGATGCGTTTTTTTTATTTGTTTTATTTGAGATGCTTGGGCAAGCTCAGAATGAAATTCCTAATACTAACTGGCTGAATATATAGCTTATTTGTAGTAATGTCATGCTGAGCGGAGTCGAAGCATCCCATGTTATTAAGCTTTCTTTATCAGTTTTGCTAAAAAAGAATCTTCATCCTGCATCACTTTTTCTATTTTAAACCCATTATTTTCGGCAGCATTTTGTAAGGTATTAAAATCAAGATACAGCCATTTGATCGGATCTTCCGACTCGCTTTTGTAATGAACTACATAATCCAGTTCGCCATAATATCCATTGGCCGGAATTAAAACTCCTCCATCTTCATCAACATCAAACATATATAAAATATCAGTACTGTCGATCAGAATTTGTCCGCTTTTGTTTAATAAGGTGTGTAATTTTTGAAGATAAATATCAATCACATTCAGGCTTTGAAAAATTCCGGTCCCGTTCATTAAAAGAAGAATTGTATCGAAAGTTTCCCCCGAAAATTCAAGCATATTCTGAGCAACTGTTTTCTGAATTCCTCTCAACTGACAAACTTCAATTGATTTTGGCGAAATATCTAAAGCGGTAACATCTAAATTTCTTTCATTCTGAAGATACAACGAATGCGAACCTGCTCCTGCTCCAATATCCAAAACTTTTCCGTGAGATAATTTTAAAGCTTTTTGTTCGATTTTGTTCATCTCTTCAAAATCTCTGAAAAGATATTTTACAGGAAGCTCATCGAGTTCGGAAATTGAAGTTTCAGTCTGCAGATCTTCAGGATTTTCGTTGTAAAAATAATCCCAGATTGCTCGTCCCATTAAGTCTTTCATGCTGAATTTTATTGGGGCAAAGATAAGGGTTTGTGCAGAATAATAAAAAAATGAAATTTAAATCTAATAACTATAATATTACTGAACAAAATTGAATAAATGTATATTTGAGTAACGTAAATAAATTAGTCATCATGGATATATTCAAAATGTTTAAGAAAAAATCTTCAGAAAACATTGTCAAAACAAATGATTTGAATATTAAAGATTTATTTCTAACACCATTAGATCAGAGAAATTACTCTTGGATAATGGAATTTAATAAGGCGATAAAGGGACATACTTTCACAAAAGGAAATCCTGAAAATATTGAAGATGAAGTTGGCATGCATTACTTAAATCTTAGTTTAAATAGTCAAGACAGCTCAAATAGTCTTGAATTCTACATGAATACTTGTTTAGAAATTGGTGATGGAATCGCAATATGCGGAACAAAAGAAAAATCTGATTGGATTTTTAGTTATGGTGATCTCTTGAATTATTCAATTAATGGAGTATTTTATTCAGTAGAAATTTCAGAACCATATACAGGAAGAGTTATTGATACATATATAAATGATCGTGAAGCAAGAATCGGACAACCATCAGAAAAATTTTTACCCCAAAGTGCAAGAAAAAATATTAGAGATTTTTTATTTACTTTCAATCTGGTGAATGTGAAAATCGCATTAATCTGGTGGATAGATAGTAACAGATTGACATTAGCTTTTAATATTGTACCAGAACAATTTACA includes the following:
- the metG gene encoding methionine--tRNA ligase gives rise to the protein MSNKKMITAALPYANGPVHIGHLAGVYIPADVYARFQRRSGKDVAFICGSDEHGIPITIRAKKEGVTPQDIVDKYHEIIKKSFSDLGISFDEYSRTTSKKHHNTSQDFFKTLYDKGKFTEEVSEQYFDEQANEFLADRYIVGTCPNCGNENAYGDQCERCGTTLSPSELINPKSMLSGNVPILKETKNWYLPLNEYEDFLNEWIIEGHQDDWKPNVYGQVKSWLTDGLKPRAMTRDLNWGVPVPLPNAEGKVLYVWFDAPIGYISFTKEWAEKNGKDWKDYWQSDNSDLVHFIGKDNIVFHCIIFPAMMKAHEDFIMPKNVPAFEFLNLENDKISTSRNWAVWAHEYVEEFPGQQDVLRYALLSSAPETKDNNFTWKDFQTKNNSELVGIFGNFINRVAVLIHKYYDGIVPQGDINAPELQEINKSAKEISEFLENYEFRNSLTALMNLARFGNQYLQAEEPWKTIKDNPEKAAHSLFVGAQIAVGLAQLCEPFMPFSSEKLLKMFNVQKSDWNNVETKSVLIETGHQINESSLLFSKIEDDVIDFQIQKLENTKQSNKKTNQKANPMKDEIQFDDFTKIDLRTATILTAEKVEKADKLLKLTVDTGVDVRTVVSGIAESFTAEEVIGKQVMILLNLAPRKIRGIESQGMLLLTTKADGKLSFVTPDDTVDNGIEIG
- a CDS encoding class I SAM-dependent methyltransferase; the protein is MKDLMGRAIWDYFYNENPEDLQTETSISELDELPVKYLFRDFEEMNKIEQKALKLSHGKVLDIGAGAGSHSLYLQNERNLDVTALDISPKSIEVCQLRGIQKTVAQNMLEFSGETFDTILLLMNGTGIFQSLNVIDIYLQKLHTLLNKSGQILIDSTDILYMFDVDEDGGVLIPANGYYGELDYVVHYKSESEDPIKWLYLDFNTLQNAAENNGFKIEKVMQDEDSFLAKLIKKA